The Magnetococcus marinus MC-1 genome contains the following window.
ATGGAACAACCGTAGAGGTTGACCGGCTCCACCACCACCACCTGCTCACCAAAGGTGACATCCTTTATACCCACCTGCTTATAGAGGACTGACACGATTGGCCGCCGTATAAATTTTGTCGATAATCTCCACGGTTTTTAATCCCTCAAAGCCGGCGGTGCCAATCACCCCTTGCCCGGTCAGAACACTGACTAAATTTTCATACACGGCCCCATGGTTGGACATAGAGCCCACATAGTGACCATATTGATTGGGCGGGCGCCCCTCGGGCAGATCCTCGATCAGGTGGGCTTCAATATTTTGGTACTCCAGCTCATTAAGATATTGCCCACCGATTTTGACACTGCCTTTTTCACAAAACAGGGTCAATGAGCCTTCCATATTTTTACCATAACTGTTGATGGTAAAGTTAACCGTGCCCAAAGCCCCATTGTGAAAAGCCAGCGCCACTACCCCGGCATCTTCAAACGCCACCGTATCCTGGTGGCAGAAGTTATGGGTTAAGGCCATAGCCTGTTTCACATCCCCCACCATCCAGTAGAGCAGATCAATAAAGTGGCTAAATTGGGTATAGAGACAGCCCCCATCCAGGTCGCGGCTACCTTTCCAGGCATCCTTTTCATAATATTGGGCATTACGGTTCCAAAAGCAGCTCAGCTGCACGCTGTAGACACGGCCCAAGGCCCCCTCATCCAACAATTTTTTAATCGCCACTACGGGGGGATTATAACGGTTTTGTTTCACCACAAACAGCCGTCGGCTGGCCCGCTCCCCGGCTTTGATCATCTCACCACAATCGGCCACAGAGATGGCCATGGGTTTTTCGCACAGCACATGGCAGCCCGCTTTAAAAGCCCGTAGCGTGTGCGCAGCATGCAGCCCATTGGGGGTACAAATGGAGACCACATCAATGGCTTCTGGCAGCTGTGCAAACATCTGCTCCAGATCATAAAAAGCCTTGGCCCCACTTACGTGGGCCAGGGCATCGGCCTTCTCTTGCACCACATCACAGACCGCCACCAACTGCCCATATTTTTGAATATGCTCCACATGCCGCTGGGCAATACGTCCACAGCCGACAATGGCAAATTTCAATCTAGCAAACATTCTTAAGCCTTTTTAGGTACTTTGCGTTTTGGAACATGCAGAGCCAATTTGAAATTACCCTGAAAGTCCACCTCTACTATTTTTAAAATTTCTCCAAAACCCATAAAATGGACGTAACATTGTATAACGGTAAAAAACAGATTTATTTGACCAGAATTGGCTGTGCTTACGTGGTGGCGACAACATAATACGGCTGAATTCTTCTCTACTCAGCCCTAATTTTTTAATTACAAATTCATAATCTTCCCAACACAGTTCAGGTGAGTAATCGAGCTGTTCAAGCCGACAAATTGCCTCTTGACGACTTATTTGCCCTGAACAGATCAAATTGGAAAGATGGGCTTTGCGCTTGTGAATGCCAAATTTAACAGGTAGTATATAACCTTGGAAGAAACGTGTAAAAATGGATTCAAAATGCTTACCACCATAATCTCGCCAACCAAAAGTTTTTGAAATTTCATTTTTTATCTCTTCTACTCGGCAGGGTAAGTCATTGAGCAGATCAAAGCGCTTTAACCGCTTGCTATTGGACTTTCGCAACGCATCCAAATCCTTTTCCTTTATCATAGGATAACGGTCTATCGGGACCTTACAATATTGTGCACAAATATCTTTTATATTAGCTACGTCGTCCTTAAGATAGATCCAGCTATAAGGCAAAAAGCCTTCTGTCTCCACATTAACCCCAGAAATCACGGTTGGAACATTATATTTTTTGGCAGTGTCGTACATCACAGAAAAAATAGCATGATCACTCAAAACCTCAATATCCACTACAGATGCCCATAAATAAGCTCTTTGCATATGCCGAAAAGTATCCCAATCGATAACGTGCGTATGCAAATCAAAACCTGTTATTTCAAGCATTCTGTTTATATTATCAACAGCTAATTCTGAGTTCCAACCATTATCACAGTGTACTAACAAAGGCCGAATTCCATACCGTTTACAAAGTAAAGCAAGATAGGTGCTATCCACACCCCCGCTAACACCCAAAATGGTATCATATGGTCTGCCTTCACCTAGTGCTTTGATTTGTCCAACATGTAACTCCAGACTGTTTTCATGACGTTGTGATAGAATTTTCTGGTATTTCTGATCAAAATTGCGACATTCAGAACAAACACCCTCATCATCTAAAGTAATGGATACGGCGTCTGTTGTATTCATTATACAACGTGAGCATGTACGAATCGGTACTCCTTGTGGGTAATTAACTCTCAGCGGGGTAAAAATATTTTGCCCTCGGATAGGTAACATAACATTAGATTCGATCATAAATAATTCCTGCATGCGATTTCTCTCCCGCCATAGACCTTCGTGATAGCACAGTACGATCAAATGGAAACAATATCCCATGTTAATAGGGGATGTATCAGGCCTGGAGGGGCTGGTGAACGAGTCTGTCCATATTGGTTTACAGATATTTCACTATAAGCAAATGATATCTTCTGATCCATTAAAATGCCTCTCTCTCCTGGTATCTCAAAATCTACGCTACCGATGTATTGAGCAAAAGACATAAGACCGCCAGGAATGTGGCAAACACTCTTGTAGCGCCCCTTGGGCCGCAGCCGATCCGCCTTTTGAAACAGATAGTCGCTGCTGGAAAAGATTTCTACACCATCATGGGATAAAACAGTAAAAGTAATACGTAAATTATGCAGATCCTCTTTCAGGG
Protein-coding sequences here:
- a CDS encoding Gfo/Idh/MocA family protein; its protein translation is MFARLKFAIVGCGRIAQRHVEHIQKYGQLVAVCDVVQEKADALAHVSGAKAFYDLEQMFAQLPEAIDVVSICTPNGLHAAHTLRAFKAGCHVLCEKPMAISVADCGEMIKAGERASRRLFVVKQNRYNPPVVAIKKLLDEGALGRVYSVQLSCFWNRNAQYYEKDAWKGSRDLDGGCLYTQFSHFIDLLYWMVGDVKQAMALTHNFCHQDTVAFEDAGVVALAFHNGALGTVNFTINSYGKNMEGSLTLFCEKGSVKIGGQYLNELEYQNIEAHLIEDLPEGRPPNQYGHYVGSMSNHGAVYENLVSVLTGQGVIGTAGFEGLKTVEIIDKIYTAANRVSPL
- a CDS encoding N-acetyl sugar amidotransferase, with protein sequence MIESNVMLPIRGQNIFTPLRVNYPQGVPIRTCSRCIMNTTDAVSITLDDEGVCSECRNFDQKYQKILSQRHENSLELHVGQIKALGEGRPYDTILGVSGGVDSTYLALLCKRYGIRPLLVHCDNGWNSELAVDNINRMLEITGFDLHTHVIDWDTFRHMQRAYLWASVVDIEVLSDHAIFSVMYDTAKKYNVPTVISGVNVETEGFLPYSWIYLKDDVANIKDICAQYCKVPIDRYPMIKEKDLDALRKSNSKRLKRFDLLNDLPCRVEEIKNEISKTFGWRDYGGKHFESIFTRFFQGYILPVKFGIHKRKAHLSNLICSGQISRQEAICRLEQLDYSPELCWEDYEFVIKKLGLSREEFSRIMLSPPRKHSQFWSNKSVFYRYTMLRPFYGFWRNFKNSRGGLSG